A single region of the Arthrobacter sp. PAMC25564 genome encodes:
- a CDS encoding Rrf2 family transcriptional regulator, translating to MKMGRGVEWAVHSCVNMAWTPAGEAVNSARLAEFYKLPGAYLNKQLQSLVRAGILASVSGPRGGFHLARRPENITVLDIVLALEGSEPVFRCEAILANVPEADSQENFVRTCLISQTMRQAELAWRQALARQTIAGIADSMDRRFPEDKLKAVRYLAGES from the coding sequence ATGAAGATGGGCCGGGGGGTGGAATGGGCCGTCCACAGCTGCGTCAACATGGCATGGACGCCGGCAGGGGAAGCCGTGAACAGCGCCCGGCTGGCGGAGTTCTATAAACTCCCCGGGGCCTACCTCAACAAGCAGCTCCAGTCGCTGGTCCGCGCGGGAATCCTGGCCTCCGTCTCGGGACCGCGCGGAGGCTTCCATCTGGCCCGCAGGCCGGAAAACATCACCGTCCTGGACATTGTCCTCGCCCTCGAGGGTTCCGAGCCGGTGTTCCGCTGCGAAGCCATCCTGGCGAACGTGCCGGAGGCGGACAGCCAGGAGAACTTCGTGCGGACCTGCCTCATCTCGCAGACCATGCGCCAGGCCGAGCTGGCGTGGCGCCAGGCGCTGGCCCGGCAGACCATCGCCGGGATCGCCGACTCGATGGACCGGCGGTTTCCCGAGGACAAGCTGAAGGCAGTGCGGTACCTGGCCGGGGAGTCCTGA
- a CDS encoding flavodoxin domain-containing protein — MAKIYIPYGTVEGQTGRIAEYIAEVVRAHGHQADTADLKHSGDALPDGYDAVIVGGSVHVGKHEAYVRDFVLRNRAELERLPSALVSVSLAARGDGENAESYVEKFEAATGWHPAHVGLFSGALLYTHYNFLKRQLMKKITKDKGSPDLDTSRDYVYTEWDGVKRFTEDFLAGLAAPQA; from the coding sequence ATGGCCAAGATCTATATCCCCTACGGAACCGTTGAAGGACAGACCGGCCGGATCGCCGAGTACATTGCGGAGGTGGTCCGGGCCCACGGCCACCAAGCGGACACGGCGGACCTCAAACACTCCGGCGATGCCCTTCCGGACGGCTACGACGCCGTCATCGTCGGGGGCTCGGTCCATGTCGGCAAGCACGAGGCCTACGTCCGTGACTTTGTCCTGCGGAACCGGGCCGAGCTGGAGCGCCTCCCGTCTGCCCTCGTTTCGGTGAGCCTCGCCGCCCGTGGCGACGGGGAGAACGCTGAGAGCTATGTGGAGAAGTTCGAGGCGGCGACGGGCTGGCATCCGGCCCACGTCGGGCTCTTCAGCGGCGCCCTGCTGTATACCCACTACAACTTCCTCAAACGCCAGCTCATGAAGAAGATCACCAAGGACAAGGGGTCCCCGGACCTGGATACCTCCCGCGACTACGTCTACACCGAATGGGACGGCGTGAAGCGGTTTACCGAGGATTTCCTGGCCGGACTGGCTGCTCCGCAGGCTTAG
- a CDS encoding NAD(P)H-quinone dehydrogenase, protein MTTHPDFSSPRIAILGGGPGGYEAAMVAASLGAKVTIVERAGLGGSAVLTDVVPSKTLIATADLMTRMGEAGALGVMFDVDGGDIAPVMRADLKHINDRLLGLARKQSEDIRAALEHQGVRILIGSGKMLDNRTIEVLTSEGTERIEADAILLAVGAHPRELPTARPDGDRILNWAQIYNMDELPEELIVVGSGVTGAEFASAYNGLGSKVTLISSRDRVLPGSDTDAAEVLEGVFERRGLRVLSRSRAETVERTEDGVVVTLGDGSKVTGSHCLVCVGSIPNTDGIGLAEAGVAVTGSGHIKVDGVSRTTASNIYAAGDCTGVLALASVAAMQGRIAIAHFLGDGVMPLKLHQVASNIFTSPEIASVGVSEAEIDSGKYQADVVKLSLRSNARAKMRNHKDGFVKIFARKGSGTVIGGVVVGPNASELIFAISIAVTQKLHVDDVASTFTVYPSLSGSISEAARRLHVHM, encoded by the coding sequence GTGACTACGCATCCCGATTTCAGCTCACCCCGCATTGCAATTCTCGGCGGAGGGCCTGGTGGCTACGAAGCCGCCATGGTCGCCGCATCCCTCGGTGCGAAGGTCACCATCGTCGAGCGTGCCGGTCTCGGCGGATCCGCCGTGCTGACCGACGTCGTGCCTTCCAAGACGCTGATCGCGACGGCGGACCTGATGACCCGGATGGGCGAGGCGGGGGCGCTGGGCGTTATGTTCGACGTCGACGGCGGCGATATCGCCCCGGTGATGCGTGCGGACCTCAAGCACATCAATGACCGCCTCCTCGGCCTGGCCCGGAAGCAGTCCGAGGACATCCGCGCGGCCCTCGAGCACCAGGGCGTCCGCATCCTGATCGGCTCCGGCAAGATGCTGGACAACCGCACCATCGAGGTCCTCACCTCCGAGGGAACCGAGAGAATTGAGGCGGACGCGATCCTGCTGGCCGTCGGCGCGCACCCGCGGGAACTGCCCACGGCCAGGCCGGACGGCGACCGCATCCTGAACTGGGCGCAGATCTACAACATGGACGAGCTCCCCGAGGAACTGATCGTCGTGGGTTCCGGTGTCACCGGCGCCGAGTTCGCCTCGGCCTACAACGGCCTGGGCTCCAAGGTGACCCTGATTTCCAGCCGCGACCGGGTCCTGCCGGGCTCGGACACCGACGCCGCCGAGGTCCTCGAGGGCGTCTTCGAACGGCGTGGGCTCAGGGTGCTGTCCCGCTCGCGCGCCGAGACCGTGGAACGCACGGAGGACGGCGTGGTGGTCACGCTCGGGGACGGCTCCAAGGTCACCGGCAGCCACTGCCTCGTCTGCGTCGGCTCCATCCCGAACACCGACGGGATCGGGCTCGCGGAGGCCGGCGTGGCGGTCACCGGGAGCGGCCACATCAAGGTCGACGGCGTTTCCCGCACCACCGCCTCCAACATCTACGCCGCGGGGGACTGCACCGGCGTCCTCGCCCTGGCCTCCGTGGCCGCGATGCAGGGCCGGATCGCGATTGCGCACTTCCTGGGCGATGGCGTCATGCCGCTCAAGCTCCACCAGGTGGCGTCCAACATCTTCACCTCGCCGGAGATCGCCTCCGTGGGCGTCTCCGAGGCGGAGATCGATTCCGGCAAGTACCAGGCCGATGTCGTCAAGCTCTCGCTGCGCAGCAACGCCCGGGCCAAGATGCGCAACCACAAGGACGGCTTCGTCAAGATCTTTGCCCGCAAGGGCTCCGGGACCGTGATCGGCGGCGTCGTCGTCGGCCCGAACGCGTCCGAGCTGATCTTCGCGATCTCCATCGCGGTGACCCAGAAGCTGCACGTCGACGACGTCGCCAGTACCTTCACGGTGTACCCGTCACTGAGCGGATCCATCTCCGAAGCAGCCCGGCGCCTGCACGTCCACATGTAG
- a CDS encoding phospho-sugar mutase yields MTSSDAELSQLLSDARAWAAQDPDPATAAALTALVSLADDGEAAARQELADSFNGTLQFGTAGLRAALGPGPNRMNRVVVRRAAAGFAAFLADAVTEASPGTRPRAVVGYDARHNSDTFAAETAAILTAAGIETFLLPQALPTPLLAYAVRALECDGGVMVTASHNPPQDNGYKVYLGRHAVEESGRGAQIVAPYDARIAAKIAAVGELDSIALATDGWTVLDRSTAADYEAAVAALADPLYFPARELKIVLTPMHGVGGGTAVSVLDAAGFGDVTLVTEQAEPDPDFPTVNFPNPEEPGALDLALETAARVEADIVIANDPDADRAAVAAKDPDSGAWRMLRGDEVGALLGAHVVARLAAGEGSPEGVFANSIVSSRLLARIAATAGYAHEETLTGFKWIARVPGLLYGYEEALGYCVAPSLVRDKDGISAAVLIAELAATAKAQGKTIFDTLDELYLVHGLHAGDQLSIRVADLGLLDAMMNRLRVSPPESFGGSAIETVTDLAEGSAQLPPTEGLLYLTKDRSRVIIRPSGTEPKLKCYLEVIRSVGSAAELPAARHEARAALDGVLADVREALGL; encoded by the coding sequence ATGACGTCTTCCGATGCCGAACTGTCCCAGCTGTTGAGCGACGCCCGCGCCTGGGCTGCCCAGGATCCGGACCCCGCCACCGCGGCCGCCTTGACCGCGCTCGTCTCCCTGGCGGACGACGGCGAAGCCGCCGCCCGCCAGGAGCTGGCGGACAGCTTCAACGGCACCCTGCAGTTCGGCACCGCCGGGCTGCGGGCAGCACTGGGCCCGGGACCGAACCGGATGAACCGCGTCGTCGTGCGCCGCGCCGCCGCGGGATTCGCCGCTTTCCTGGCCGACGCCGTCACGGAGGCCTCTCCCGGCACCCGGCCGCGCGCCGTCGTCGGCTACGATGCCCGCCACAACTCCGATACCTTCGCGGCGGAAACGGCGGCGATCCTCACCGCCGCGGGCATCGAGACGTTCCTGCTGCCGCAGGCACTCCCGACGCCGCTGCTCGCCTACGCCGTCCGGGCCCTGGAGTGCGACGGCGGCGTCATGGTCACGGCCAGCCACAACCCCCCGCAGGACAACGGCTACAAGGTCTACCTGGGCCGCCATGCCGTCGAGGAAAGCGGCCGCGGCGCGCAGATTGTGGCGCCCTACGACGCCAGGATCGCCGCGAAGATCGCCGCCGTCGGTGAGCTGGACTCCATCGCGCTGGCCACGGACGGCTGGACGGTGCTGGACCGCTCCACCGCCGCGGACTACGAGGCCGCCGTCGCAGCCCTCGCGGATCCGCTGTATTTCCCGGCCCGGGAGCTCAAGATCGTACTCACCCCGATGCATGGCGTGGGCGGCGGGACGGCAGTCTCGGTGCTGGACGCCGCCGGCTTCGGCGACGTCACACTGGTCACGGAACAGGCGGAACCGGACCCGGATTTCCCCACCGTGAACTTCCCGAACCCCGAAGAGCCCGGCGCCCTGGACCTGGCACTGGAAACGGCGGCCCGGGTGGAGGCCGACATCGTGATCGCCAACGATCCCGACGCCGACCGCGCCGCGGTGGCCGCGAAGGATCCGGACTCCGGCGCCTGGCGTATGCTGCGCGGCGACGAGGTGGGAGCCCTGCTGGGAGCGCACGTCGTGGCACGGCTGGCCGCCGGCGAGGGATCCCCGGAAGGGGTCTTCGCCAACTCGATCGTGTCCTCACGGCTGCTTGCGCGGATCGCCGCCACGGCGGGCTACGCCCACGAGGAGACCCTCACCGGCTTCAAATGGATCGCCCGCGTGCCCGGACTGCTCTACGGCTACGAGGAGGCGCTGGGCTACTGCGTCGCGCCCTCGCTGGTCCGGGACAAGGACGGGATCTCCGCAGCGGTACTGATCGCCGAACTCGCGGCAACGGCCAAGGCCCAGGGCAAGACCATCTTCGACACCCTCGATGAGCTGTACCTCGTCCACGGGCTGCATGCCGGCGACCAGCTCAGCATCCGGGTCGCGGACCTGGGCCTACTGGACGCGATGATGAACCGGCTGCGTGTCAGCCCGCCGGAATCGTTCGGCGGCTCCGCCATCGAAACGGTCACCGACCTGGCCGAAGGCAGCGCGCAGCTGCCGCCGACCGAGGGGCTGCTGTACCTGACGAAGGACCGCAGCCGCGTGATCATCCGCCCCAGCGGGACGGAGCCGAAGCTCAAGTGCTATCTGGAGGTCATCCGCAGCGTCGGCTCGGCCGCCGAGCTGCCCGCGGCGCGGCACGAAGCCCGCGCCGCGCTGGACGGAGTCCTCGCGGACGTCCGCGAGGCCCTGGGGCTGTAA
- a CDS encoding purine-nucleoside phosphorylase, producing the protein MSRTEFLSTDPFDAARDAADYIAAETGVESHDVALVLGSGWGEAAGLIGETTATLSADEIPGFSAPAVEGHVGTISSVLTKEGKRALVLGARTHYYEGKGVRAVVHGVRTAAAAGCKALVLTNGCGGLNEDWAPGTPVLISDHINLTAASPLEGATFVDLTDLYSARIRALAREVDPSLDEGIYAQFTGPHYETPAEVQYAKRIGASLVGMSTALEAIAGRHAGMEVFGISLVTNLAAGISPVPLSHQEVLEAGAAAGPRISRLLADIIAKL; encoded by the coding sequence GTGAGTAGAACAGAATTCCTGAGCACGGACCCCTTCGACGCCGCCCGCGACGCCGCCGATTACATCGCCGCAGAGACCGGGGTCGAGTCCCACGACGTCGCCCTCGTGCTCGGCTCGGGCTGGGGCGAGGCCGCCGGGCTGATCGGCGAGACCACCGCCACCCTGTCCGCGGACGAGATCCCCGGGTTCTCGGCACCGGCCGTGGAAGGACACGTCGGCACCATCAGTTCGGTGCTGACCAAGGAGGGCAAGCGTGCCCTGGTCCTCGGCGCCCGCACCCACTACTACGAGGGCAAGGGAGTCCGCGCCGTGGTCCACGGCGTGCGCACCGCGGCGGCCGCCGGCTGCAAGGCCCTGGTCCTGACCAACGGCTGCGGCGGCCTGAACGAAGACTGGGCCCCCGGCACCCCTGTGCTGATCAGCGACCACATCAACCTCACCGCCGCCTCCCCGCTCGAAGGTGCCACCTTCGTGGACCTGACGGACCTGTACTCCGCCCGGATCCGGGCCCTGGCCCGCGAAGTCGATCCCTCGCTGGACGAGGGCATCTACGCACAGTTCACCGGCCCGCACTACGAGACTCCGGCCGAGGTGCAGTACGCGAAACGGATCGGTGCGTCCCTGGTGGGCATGTCCACCGCCCTGGAGGCGATCGCGGGCCGGCATGCCGGCATGGAGGTGTTCGGCATCTCGCTCGTGACCAACCTCGCCGCCGGTATCAGCCCGGTCCCGCTCAGCCATCAGGAAGTCCTCGAGGCCGGTGCCGCAGCGGGCCCGCGGATCTCCAGGCTGCTCGCGGACATCATCGCGAAACTCTGA
- the nirD gene encoding nitrite reductase small subunit NirD: MTAVLERVESGKQSEGLRGVFGTGWHRVCTVEDLEPGWGEAALVSGRQVALFRTAAGEVFAVAQEDPATGAHVMARGITGSRGTRPTLASPLHKEVYDLGTGECLGTPELRLATFGTRIVGGYIEVEL, from the coding sequence ATGACCGCAGTACTGGAACGTGTTGAATCCGGGAAACAGTCCGAAGGACTAAGGGGAGTGTTTGGGACGGGCTGGCACCGCGTGTGCACCGTGGAGGACCTTGAGCCCGGCTGGGGCGAGGCTGCCCTGGTATCCGGACGGCAGGTGGCGCTGTTCCGAACCGCCGCCGGTGAGGTGTTCGCCGTCGCTCAGGAGGATCCGGCGACGGGCGCCCATGTGATGGCCCGCGGCATCACCGGTTCCCGCGGGACGCGCCCGACGCTCGCCTCGCCGCTGCACAAGGAGGTCTATGACCTTGGAACCGGGGAGTGCCTGGGCACTCCGGAACTCAGGCTTGCCACCTTCGGTACCCGGATTGTGGGCGGGTACATTGAGGTGGAACTCTAG
- the cobA gene encoding uroporphyrinogen-III C-methyltransferase yields MQLNIDLTGREVLVTGADHAARQAVRRYEAAGAVVSRLSSPRGAAQDGPLPERPFLVAAVDDGQPGWEALLERCRETGIPVAAEPAAGPDGHVTLVGGGPGTTELLTIAAIKALRDADVVFYDRLAPYQELPSLSTAELVDVGKRPGHHPVSQSGIEELMVAAALAGKNVVRLKGGDPYVFGRGGEEVSACVKAGVPVRVISGVTSAISVPAAAGIPVTHREVSHMFTVVSGHAPLTEKEHLHLAGLGGTIVVLMGIGTLHQLAAGLRRAGMRTDMPMAVVERGYRPGQRTTIAELGTITTAAADCSNPAVLVIGDVVRVAEANRGCAEAEAELGRLAASLMGA; encoded by the coding sequence ATGCAGCTCAACATTGATCTCACCGGACGCGAAGTACTCGTCACCGGCGCCGACCACGCCGCCCGCCAGGCCGTCCGCCGATACGAGGCCGCCGGCGCCGTCGTCTCCCGGCTCAGCAGCCCGAGGGGCGCAGCGCAGGACGGCCCCCTGCCGGAACGGCCGTTCCTGGTGGCGGCGGTCGACGACGGCCAGCCCGGCTGGGAGGCCCTGCTGGAGCGCTGCCGTGAGACCGGCATCCCCGTCGCGGCCGAACCCGCCGCGGGACCGGACGGGCACGTCACCCTGGTGGGCGGCGGGCCCGGAACCACCGAACTGCTCACCATCGCGGCCATCAAGGCGTTGCGAGACGCCGACGTCGTCTTCTACGACCGGCTTGCCCCGTACCAGGAACTGCCCTCGCTGAGCACGGCGGAACTGGTGGATGTGGGCAAGCGCCCCGGCCACCACCCGGTGAGCCAGTCCGGGATCGAGGAGCTCATGGTGGCGGCGGCCCTGGCCGGCAAGAACGTGGTGCGGCTCAAGGGCGGGGACCCGTACGTCTTCGGCCGCGGCGGCGAGGAAGTGTCCGCCTGCGTGAAGGCGGGTGTGCCGGTCCGGGTGATTTCCGGCGTCACCAGTGCTATTTCCGTCCCGGCCGCCGCCGGGATCCCGGTGACGCACCGCGAGGTCAGCCACATGTTCACCGTGGTGTCCGGCCACGCCCCGCTGACCGAAAAGGAGCACCTGCACCTGGCCGGCCTCGGCGGGACAATCGTGGTCCTGATGGGCATCGGCACCTTGCACCAGCTGGCCGCCGGCCTGCGCCGGGCGGGCATGCGGACCGACATGCCGATGGCCGTCGTCGAGCGTGGCTACCGCCCCGGCCAGCGCACCACGATCGCCGAGCTCGGCACCATCACCACTGCGGCCGCGGACTGCAGCAACCCCGCGGTGCTGGTCATCGGCGACGTCGTCCGGGTGGCCGAGGCCAACCGGGGCTGCGCCGAGGCCGAAGCCGAGCTGGGCCGCCTGGCGGCGTCCCTGATGGGGGCGTGA
- the nirB gene encoding nitrite reductase large subunit NirB, translating into MTGQTSSPQNQGTQRPKTRRIVVAGGGPAAHRFADAMHARGLDGWHVTVLTEEAHLPYDRVALSKALTDSAVDLTLGNASMWEHEALDLVTGERVISIDTAARTVATAAGTVYPYDELVVATGSDAARLPIPGAEHVHVYRTLEDVRAINLAIAGLTEKLGRKINAVTIGGGLLGLESAAGTEQLGATPIVINGAPWLMNTQLDEGAGQALGRLIEAKGFTVHGGVFPSEVLSDDGQVTGVLMADGRIIDADIVIVAIGVKPRDELFRGANGPESEGAAPLFDLGPRGGVVISEDCSTQVPGVWAIGEVANFGGMCLGLVAPANTMAEIVADRLHGGVATFPGFDTATKLKLSGVDVASFGDAFARTEHSLEIVYADPARGVYQKIVTTDDAKTLLGGIFVGDATPYTSLRPMLGRELAAEPGAYLTAAGGGEAPETELPDDAILCSCNNVSAGTIRDTVNGCGGCDGNAPVQELGELKGCTRAGTSCGSCVPMLKKLLEGELTKSGVEVSKALCEHIELSRQELFDAIRVLELTSFEEIMAKYGTGAGCDICKPTIANILASQNSAYVLDAGRGTLQDTNDRALANMQKDGTYSVVPRIAGGEITPKKLGVIAAVAEQYGLYTKITGGQRIDMFGARLEQLPEIWKVLVDAGFESGQAYGKSLRTVKSCVGSTWCRFGVQDSVAMAIQLELRYRGLRSPHKLKMGVSGCARECAEARGKDVGVIATADGWNLYVGGNGGATPAHAQLLAKDLDDDTLIKYIDRYFMYYIRTADRLQRTARWQEELDGGIKHVEDVVVHDTLGIAADLEAAMAKHVDTYVDEWADTLKDPERLRRFRSFVNAPDQKDDSITFVPDERGQMRPATAEEKTLAEQQPVLIGSSIPVRARDENEV; encoded by the coding sequence GTGACCGGACAGACATCAAGCCCCCAGAACCAGGGCACACAGCGCCCCAAAACCCGCCGCATCGTCGTCGCCGGCGGCGGCCCGGCCGCCCACCGCTTCGCCGATGCCATGCATGCCCGGGGTCTCGACGGCTGGCACGTCACCGTCCTCACCGAGGAAGCGCACCTCCCCTATGACCGCGTCGCGCTGAGCAAGGCCCTCACGGACAGCGCGGTGGACCTCACCCTCGGCAACGCCTCCATGTGGGAGCACGAGGCCCTGGACCTGGTGACCGGCGAGCGCGTCATCAGCATCGACACCGCGGCCAGGACCGTCGCTACCGCGGCCGGCACGGTGTACCCCTACGATGAGCTCGTCGTCGCCACCGGCTCGGACGCGGCCCGCCTGCCGATCCCCGGCGCCGAGCATGTGCACGTCTACCGAACCCTGGAGGATGTCCGGGCCATCAACCTGGCCATCGCCGGGCTCACCGAAAAGCTTGGCCGCAAGATCAACGCCGTCACCATCGGCGGGGGCCTCCTGGGCCTCGAGTCGGCAGCCGGCACCGAGCAGCTCGGCGCCACCCCCATCGTGATCAACGGCGCGCCCTGGCTCATGAACACCCAGCTGGATGAGGGCGCCGGCCAGGCGCTGGGCCGCCTGATCGAGGCCAAGGGCTTCACCGTCCACGGCGGAGTGTTCCCCTCCGAGGTCCTCTCCGATGACGGCCAGGTCACCGGCGTGCTGATGGCAGACGGCCGCATCATCGACGCCGACATCGTCATCGTCGCCATCGGCGTCAAGCCCCGTGACGAGCTGTTCCGCGGCGCGAACGGCCCGGAGAGTGAAGGCGCCGCCCCGCTGTTTGACCTCGGCCCCCGCGGCGGCGTCGTCATCTCCGAGGACTGCTCCACCCAGGTCCCCGGCGTCTGGGCCATCGGTGAGGTCGCCAACTTCGGTGGAATGTGCCTGGGCCTCGTGGCCCCGGCCAACACCATGGCCGAAATCGTGGCGGACCGGCTGCACGGGGGCGTTGCGACCTTCCCGGGCTTCGACACCGCCACCAAGCTCAAGCTCTCCGGCGTCGACGTCGCCAGCTTCGGTGACGCGTTCGCCCGGACCGAGCACTCCCTCGAAATCGTCTACGCGGACCCGGCCCGCGGCGTCTACCAGAAGATCGTCACGACGGACGATGCCAAGACCCTGCTGGGCGGCATCTTCGTCGGCGACGCGACCCCGTACACCTCGCTGCGCCCGATGCTGGGCCGCGAACTGGCCGCCGAACCCGGCGCCTACCTCACCGCGGCCGGCGGCGGTGAGGCCCCGGAGACCGAGCTGCCGGACGACGCCATTCTGTGTTCCTGCAACAACGTTTCTGCAGGAACCATCCGCGACACCGTCAACGGCTGCGGTGGCTGCGACGGCAACGCGCCTGTCCAGGAACTTGGCGAGCTCAAGGGCTGCACCCGCGCCGGGACCAGCTGCGGTTCCTGTGTGCCGATGCTCAAGAAGCTGCTGGAAGGCGAACTGACCAAGTCCGGCGTCGAGGTCTCGAAGGCACTGTGCGAGCACATCGAGCTGTCCCGCCAGGAACTCTTCGACGCCATCCGCGTCCTGGAACTGACCTCCTTCGAGGAGATCATGGCCAAGTACGGCACCGGGGCCGGCTGCGACATCTGCAAGCCGACCATCGCCAACATCCTGGCCAGCCAGAACAGCGCCTACGTCCTGGACGCCGGCCGCGGTACCCTGCAGGACACCAACGACCGCGCCCTGGCCAACATGCAGAAGGACGGCACCTACTCGGTGGTCCCGCGCATCGCCGGCGGCGAGATCACCCCGAAGAAGCTCGGCGTGATCGCCGCGGTCGCCGAGCAGTACGGCCTCTACACCAAAATCACCGGCGGCCAGCGGATCGACATGTTCGGCGCCCGGCTGGAGCAGCTCCCGGAAATCTGGAAGGTGCTCGTGGATGCCGGGTTCGAATCCGGCCAGGCCTATGGCAAGAGCCTGCGGACCGTGAAGTCCTGCGTCGGCTCCACGTGGTGCCGCTTCGGGGTCCAGGACTCGGTGGCCATGGCAATCCAGCTTGAGCTGCGCTACCGCGGCCTGCGCAGCCCGCACAAGCTGAAGATGGGCGTTTCCGGCTGTGCCCGCGAATGTGCCGAGGCCCGGGGCAAGGATGTCGGCGTGATCGCCACCGCGGACGGCTGGAACCTGTACGTCGGCGGCAACGGCGGGGCCACTCCGGCGCACGCCCAGCTGCTGGCCAAGGACCTCGACGACGATACCCTGATCAAGTACATCGACCGCTACTTCATGTACTACATCCGCACCGCCGACCGCCTGCAGCGCACCGCGCGCTGGCAGGAAGAGCTCGACGGCGGCATCAAGCACGTCGAGGACGTGGTGGTGCACGACACGCTGGGCATCGCCGCGGACCTTGAGGCCGCCATGGCCAAGCACGTCGACACCTACGTCGACGAATGGGCCGACACCCTGAAGGACCCCGAGCGCCTGCGCCGCTTCCGCTCCTTCGTCAACGCCCCCGACCAGAAGGACGATTCCATTACCTTCGTCCCCGACGAGCGCGGCCAGATGCGCCCCGCCACGGCAGAAGAAAAGACGCTGGCCGAACAGCAACCCGTCCTGATCGGTTCTTCCATCCCGGTCCGTGCCCGCGACGAGAACGAGGTATAG
- a CDS encoding aldehyde dehydrogenase family protein: MSLLDASLWEGKIYLNGWRPGGGGTAEAVEPATGETLCHYGLASVDDVREAATTAAAAQKDWAKLNPEDRAAVLRRAGLLWEEHEAEIQDWIVRESGGIAPKAGLETHIAANECYDASALPALPAGDVLTSNENRWSFARRRPVGVVSVIAPFNFPLILSIRAVAPALALGNAVLLKPDPRTAVCGGVTLVRIFEEAGLPPGLLALLPGGADIGAAVVEAPEVGVIAFTGSTAAGRKIGETAGRLLKRAHLELGGNNALIVLPGADLAKAASAAAFGSFMHQGQICMAAGRHIVHEDLYEDYVSALAEKAMHLPVGDPKSGTVALGPLIDGKQLHRVDSIVRDAVQGGARLAAGGTHDGRFYRPTVLADLDVASPAWKDEIFGPVAPVMKFSTIEEAVALANGNEYGLSIGILGDVGMAMAIADQLDSGKVHINEQTVSDEANSPFGGMKSSGNGSRIGGHHANMESFTEIQWLTVRPDIAPYPF; encoded by the coding sequence ATGTCCCTGCTCGACGCCTCCCTCTGGGAGGGCAAGATCTACCTCAACGGCTGGCGCCCGGGAGGCGGCGGCACAGCAGAAGCCGTCGAACCGGCCACCGGCGAAACCCTGTGCCACTATGGCCTCGCCTCCGTGGACGACGTCCGTGAAGCCGCCACAACAGCGGCGGCTGCGCAGAAGGACTGGGCCAAGCTCAACCCCGAGGACCGCGCCGCCGTGCTGCGCCGCGCGGGGTTGCTCTGGGAAGAACATGAGGCGGAGATCCAGGACTGGATCGTCCGTGAGTCCGGCGGCATTGCGCCCAAGGCAGGCCTGGAAACGCATATCGCCGCCAACGAATGCTACGACGCCTCCGCGTTGCCCGCCCTCCCCGCCGGGGACGTGCTCACCTCAAACGAGAACCGCTGGTCCTTCGCCCGGAGGCGGCCCGTCGGCGTCGTCTCTGTGATTGCGCCGTTCAACTTCCCGCTCATCCTCTCGATCCGCGCCGTCGCCCCCGCCCTGGCGCTGGGCAACGCCGTGCTGCTCAAGCCGGACCCGCGCACCGCGGTCTGCGGCGGGGTCACACTGGTCCGGATCTTCGAGGAAGCCGGACTGCCCCCCGGGCTTCTGGCGCTGCTGCCCGGAGGCGCCGACATCGGCGCCGCCGTCGTCGAGGCCCCGGAAGTGGGCGTCATCGCGTTCACCGGCTCGACGGCGGCCGGCCGGAAGATCGGCGAGACGGCCGGGCGGCTGCTCAAGCGCGCGCACCTGGAACTCGGAGGGAACAACGCGCTCATTGTCTTGCCGGGCGCGGACCTGGCCAAGGCCGCCTCCGCGGCGGCGTTCGGTTCCTTTATGCACCAGGGCCAGATTTGTATGGCCGCCGGCCGGCACATCGTCCACGAAGACCTCTATGAGGACTATGTCAGCGCCCTCGCGGAGAAAGCCATGCATCTTCCCGTCGGGGATCCCAAGAGCGGGACCGTGGCCCTGGGCCCTCTCATCGACGGGAAGCAACTGCACCGCGTCGACTCGATCGTCCGGGACGCGGTGCAGGGCGGGGCACGGCTGGCCGCCGGCGGCACTCACGACGGCAGGTTCTACCGGCCCACAGTGCTCGCGGACCTGGACGTGGCCAGCCCGGCGTGGAAGGACGAGATCTTCGGCCCAGTGGCCCCGGTGATGAAGTTCTCCACCATCGAGGAAGCCGTGGCCCTAGCCAACGGCAACGAATACGGCCTCTCGATCGGCATCCTGGGCGATGTCGGCATGGCGATGGCCATCGCCGACCAACTGGACTCCGGCAAGGTCCACATCAACGAACAGACGGTGTCCGACGAGGCGAACTCGCCCTTCGGCGGAATGAAAAGCTCCGGCAACGGCTCCCGGATCGGCGGACACCACGCCAACATGGAGTCCTTCACGGAAATCCAGTGGCTCACGGTCCGGCCGGACATCGCCCCGTACCCGTTCTAG